The genomic window GTCTTTAACATAAAGACTTATCTCTATCTCATCACCTGCGGTAACACCAAGTGTACCGTCTTGAGCGAAATGTCCTATAAGATATATGCAGTTGTTGCCACTGTGGGACTGTTTGCTATCGGTAATCAGACGGTGTTGTCTATTTGGCATTTTTATCCCTCTGTTAGGACGCCAACCTTTTGGAAGAACAAGAGGTTTATCAAACTTCCAGTCATCATCCTGTAAAACCTTGTAAAACCCTTCTGTTTCTGGCACTATATAAGTTTCTTCAAACCCAGGGTTAACCAACTCAGCTTTAAGAGGAACAACTGTTAGGAAAATTAAAATTAATGTTAACAAAATTAACTCTTTTATTCTGTTCATATCGCCTCCTTTGTTTTTCTGTGTTTTGTTTGTTTTTCTTTTCGTTAAAAAAGTATGTGTTTAGGAACGCCCCAATCTGTCATTCTGAACTTGTTTAAGGATCTCTAACCTAACCCACATCGGCAGTAGGCACAACGTACAAAACGAGATTCCGGATCAAGTCCGGAATGACAAGCAGGGCAATTCCTCGTATTTTTCCTTGCCTGTTAACTGCACCTCCACCTACGCCAAGGTATACCTGCCGAAGCTTGTATTGTAGCGTAGGTTGGCTTCGGTGGATAAACCTCATCCCATTAACCTCTCTGCAACCCCTTGGGGATTCCAATACCTATAATTCTCAAGGGTAGAGGGTAAAGAGGAGTGAATAACACCCCATACTTTGTTTTTTTATTACAACAAACAGTTATTGAAATTTGAATACTCCTGCAGTATCAACTCGCCAGATATTACCACCTGTTGCTACCCATGCAAACCATCCGTCTCTCATACAACCACCAATATTAAACCTAACTGTATTATTATTTTTAAGGTTGATATTTAAAAGAGAAATAGGGAGTTTCCACTCAGATGTCCAATGGCTGGTATCTTTATCAATAACTATAGATTTATATTCTACCTGCTCTTGGAGTTTTCTTATTATATTTGCAGGTATGTTAAAAAGATTGTGTGCAACAAAAGTGCCATCTGGTCTTCCTGTAAACACATATAATGGTCCTGTTGGCACACCTTCTTGCCACCACCACGTGTTTTGCCCCATTACTCCTTCGATACCAAACTCGTGAGAGACATAAGGATTGTTTTTAGGCAACCCCTCTTTCCACGGGTCAGGCATATACTCTATTCCTAAATAGATATTATCCTCATCATAAGTTACCCATACGTAAATACCAACAGGTTCTCTCTTTAATCCTTTTTTATGTTCTTCTACAACAGGTATGGCTCTCTTTTTATCAAGTCCAAACCACTCTTCCTTATTAAGAATACCGTCGATTTTTATAGGGTTTACACGTTTTGTTACTTTATATTCTTTTTCCCTACTAATCCTTTTTAATGGTGGAAATTTTGCAGAAATATCTTCTACTGGCGGTTTCCAGTCTGGATTATAATATTTTCCTGCTGGGGATTTTTTTACTGGCCAAGTTGCTCTCAACTCGTCTTTATACAAACCTATCTCCTCAAAAGGAACAGGAGTATGTTCTGTTTCTCCGTATACAGGTGAACCAACTCTTATAGTAAAATTGAGGTTATCTTTATCTTTAAAAAAAACTGCACCTTTTTCAAAATTGTTTTTCACGCTATTGTCAGCGTAAGTAAAATTTCCTCCAATTCTTAACATATCATATACATTAGAGAAAATATTCTCTTGAATAATAACGTTTTTTGGTTCTCCATAAGGTTTCTTTTTCAAAAAATCTCTTACCTGAGGGTACCGCCCACTCCAAGGCGGTTGACGATAAAAAACTGTGTTAAGATGCCCTGCCCACCTTTTCACGTTTGTATCTTCTCTAAGAAGAGAAGTTCTATTGGATTGGGATATACCTATGTTGCAGTCTGCAAAAACATTGTTTTTTATTTGAGTATCTGGTCCGTGAGTGAACATTGCTCGCTCTGTGCAACGGTAAAAAATATTTCCTTCCATTGTCATACCACCATTGAGAGAATCTATATAGATGCCTGTCACTTGATGTGTTTTTAAAGGTGATGAATGTTCGGTGATGTTATGTATAAAATTATATCTCATTACATTACCGCGATTCATAAGGTACCTTGGGGCACCTGAAGAGTATATAGCGCCCCCGTCTCTGGCTTCATACATAACATTGTATATCTCATTATATTCCACCACCTGATTATTTCCACTAAAATTAATAGCACAGCCAGAAAAATCGTGTACAAGGTTATGTGAAGCTCTACTTCCAACGCCTGATATTCCAATGCCATATTTTCCACCAGCATGAGTAAATCTGCCGAAATGGTGAATATGGTTATTTTCTATATAGTGTTCTGATGGTAAAAGACTCTCTCTGTTTCCACCAGTTATATTTAATCCGCCCTCACCAGTATCATATATATCACAACCAACTATACCGTTTCTTTTACCTTTAGTTATCACTGCACCTAAAGTTCCAGTATTTCTTATAGTAGAACCAGCTATAAGGATGTCTGTGCAATTATTAAGAGTTAAACCGTTGTGCCAAGTACATTCAAATGTTAAATTAAAAAAGATTATATCAGAAACATTTTGTAACTCTACTATTGGTTCGTTTAGAGTAGAAACAATAATTTCGCTTCCTTCAATTCTGGCAGGCGGATAGAAGTATAGTTTACCGTCTTCTCTATCTATATAAAATTCTTCTGGCTTGGAAATCTCAGAAAGTATGTTATAAAAATAGTATGGAGTACCTTTAACAACAGGTATATCGTAAGCAGGATAACTTTTTGCCTGCCTAACATCAGGGGCAAGGTTTATTATTTTGTTGTTTGTATCTATATCTATTACCGAAGTATGAATCTTATCCCAGGGCCATAAAAAATATCCTGCTACCCATATATCTTTCTCTTCAATCCAGCGTTTAGGTCTATCTCCTGAATACTTAAATTGTCCTTTCTGATAAAAAAAACTGAGTATCTTTCCATCACCCTGTGGAGCAATAAGGTCTAATACCCGTTCCCAACCTTCATCTGGCCAACGGGAAAGAGACATTGGTCTGGTATTATAAAAAAGTTCCATTCCAGACCTCGTATAAGGAGAACTGGAGTGGCCTCTATTTATAAGGTTTCCATAATTGTTTATACCCACCTCTTTAAGGTCTGATACCCATACCTTAGTTTTTGATTCGTTTGGGAGCCGTCTTATTATTTTTGAGTCTTTAAGAGGTTTAAAGTTGGTAACCTGTTTACCGCCGATGATTCGCACCTCTTCACCTGGGTAACTTCTATATACGATTGGCGCCCCTTCCTCACCTGAATCTTCTTGATTAAACTTTAACCCTTCGGTTATAAAATATTTGCCTCCACGTAAATATACTCCAATACCGCTTTGAGGTATACCTTTATTCTTTTTTATAGATTTTATCTCTTCTTGTGCTCTTTTAATTGTTTGGAATGGAAATTCTTTTGTACCTTGATTGGTATCGCTACCTTTTAGGGAAACATATATATGATACTTTGGACTATTTATCCGTTCTACTCGGTTTTCTCTAATACTCTTTTCTGCTTCTCCATCTTTTAATCCTTCTATATTCTCCAGTCGATCAACAAGTTCTAACCTATAGTTTTCATTTGGGTTAGAACTACTATCTTCTTGCTTTAACAACTTTTCGTATATACGGCGAGATTGAGTATATTTTCTCTCGAACCGATAAGTATCTCCTGTGTACATCTCTGCTTTAAATATCTGGTTTTGCGAAACATCTTTTGTTTTTGTTATATCTGAATATATCTTACGTGCTATAGTGTAATTATTCTCTTCAAGATAAAGACTTGCCTGTGTAAAAAGGGAGTATATTCGGTAGTTTAGAGATAGATTAGGTGTTTTTAGGATTTCGTTATAGGTCTGGTGTGCGAGAGAGTACTTCTTTTCTAACCTGTAGGTTTCTGCTATATTAAATAAAGAAAGTTGGGCAGCATAATCCAAATCTTTATATTCTTTGATTTTAAGGTACTCTTTTCTGGCTGAATTGTAGTCACGGGAGTTGAGGTATGTGTCTGCTTTTTTTAATATAGGTTCAACCAAAGAATAAACGTCTGTTGTTTGTGTCTGCGGCTGAGGGTTGAGAATATGTGCTGAAGTAAAAAATAAAAACAATATAAACAATTTTGTTTGTCTCATAAAACCTCCCCGTAAGCGCAGAGCGTTCTGTAAAATTTAATATATTTTCTCGCCAACAATCTTAAAGTTTTTGTATGGGTATCAACGATTACCCTATATAGAAATAAAGTGGTGTCTACTTAAAAATTTATCATAATATTGGGGATGTTAAGAGAAGACGCTAAAAAGATTTTAAGGAACTATTAATTGTTTAAGTTCAAAGTTGTGCATTACAACCCACCAAGCATTTGCTGGTGTTGCTCCAGTAGCACCTTCAGATTTAAAAGCGTCTTGTAAGCCTTCAGGAGTTACAGATGCCACATGCCCATCCCAAAAGAGAACGTTTGCCAACCTGTTATGTCTAAAATGTGCCAATCCTCTATCCTGGCTTGTATCGTATCCCCACGCTCCTAAGAACTGCTCTTGAGTCCCTGAATACTGTTTACGTATGTAAGGTTTGCTTGCGGATTTTGTAACATCTATTTCTGGTGAAAGAACAGTATCTGTTAAGACGGGAAAAGTAGCAGGACTTTTTATCTTATCAACCTTCCAATGTGGGCTTGTGTTACCGGGGAACCCTACCCAATAGGGAGCAGCAAATCTTACCCCATACGTTGCATAGGGCAGAGCAGGGTCGTATTCGTAAGGTGGAAAAGCAGGACATACAATAACATCAGTACTGTAATAGGTAGGAATAAATATTTCGGTTTTCCAACCAAGTTTCCAGAACCATCCTTCCCAGTCTTCTGTGTACATACGAAATC from bacterium includes these protein-coding regions:
- a CDS encoding right-handed parallel beta-helix repeat-containing protein; translated protein: MRQTKLFILFLFFTSAHILNPQPQTQTTDVYSLVEPILKKADTYLNSRDYNSARKEYLKIKEYKDLDYAAQLSLFNIAETYRLEKKYSLAHQTYNEILKTPNLSLNYRIYSLFTQASLYLEENNYTIARKIYSDITKTKDVSQNQIFKAEMYTGDTYRFERKYTQSRRIYEKLLKQEDSSSNPNENYRLELVDRLENIEGLKDGEAEKSIRENRVERINSPKYHIYVSLKGSDTNQGTKEFPFQTIKRAQEEIKSIKKNKGIPQSGIGVYLRGGKYFITEGLKFNQEDSGEEGAPIVYRSYPGEEVRIIGGKQVTNFKPLKDSKIIRRLPNESKTKVWVSDLKEVGINNYGNLINRGHSSSPYTRSGMELFYNTRPMSLSRWPDEGWERVLDLIAPQGDGKILSFFYQKGQFKYSGDRPKRWIEEKDIWVAGYFLWPWDKIHTSVIDIDTNNKIINLAPDVRQAKSYPAYDIPVVKGTPYYFYNILSEISKPEEFYIDREDGKLYFYPPARIEGSEIIVSTLNEPIVELQNVSDIIFFNLTFECTWHNGLTLNNCTDILIAGSTIRNTGTLGAVITKGKRNGIVGCDIYDTGEGGLNITGGNRESLLPSEHYIENNHIHHFGRFTHAGGKYGIGISGVGSRASHNLVHDFSGCAINFSGNNQVVEYNEIYNVMYEARDGGAIYSSGAPRYLMNRGNVMRYNFIHNITEHSSPLKTHQVTGIYIDSLNGGMTMEGNIFYRCTERAMFTHGPDTQIKNNVFADCNIGISQSNRTSLLREDTNVKRWAGHLNTVFYRQPPWSGRYPQVRDFLKKKPYGEPKNVIIQENIFSNVYDMLRIGGNFTYADNSVKNNFEKGAVFFKDKDNLNFTIRVGSPVYGETEHTPVPFEEIGLYKDELRATWPVKKSPAGKYYNPDWKPPVEDISAKFPPLKRISREKEYKVTKRVNPIKIDGILNKEEWFGLDKKRAIPVVEEHKKGLKREPVGIYVWVTYDEDNIYLGIEYMPDPWKEGLPKNNPYVSHEFGIEGVMGQNTWWWQEGVPTGPLYVFTGRPDGTFVAHNLFNIPANIIRKLQEQVEYKSIVIDKDTSHWTSEWKLPISLLNINLKNNNTVRFNIGGCMRDGWFAWVATGGNIWRVDTAGVFKFQ
- a CDS encoding prepilin-type N-terminal cleavage/methylation domain-containing protein, translated to MRKNRGFTLIELLVVIAIIAILAGMLLPALSKARARAKSSVCMNNMKQLGLGFRMYTEDWEGWFWKLGWKTEIFIPTYYSTDVIVCPAFPPYEYDPALPYATYGVRFAAPYWVGFPGNTSPHWKVDKIKSPATFPVLTDTVLSPEIDVTKSASKPYIRKQYSGTQEQFLGAWGYDTSQDRGLAHFRHNRLANVLFWDGHVASVTPEGLQDAFKSEGATGATPANAWWVVMHNFELKQLIVP